In the genome of Ictalurus furcatus strain D&B chromosome 13, Billie_1.0, whole genome shotgun sequence, one region contains:
- the socs3b gene encoding suppressor of cytokine signaling 3b gives MVTHSRLNGAMSSNPFQGGVRLPAHRYKTFSSRAQYQMVLAAVRKLQESGFYWDAVSGKEASALLSTEPPGTFLVRDSSDNHHFFTLSVKTATGTKNLRIQCDACSFFLQTDPRSLQTVPRFDCVLKLIHHYMPSAREAGAMSVVPSGVDSEGGSSGADGSTYFIYSGGEKIPLELLRPLASSMSTLQHLCRKTLNGHIDVSSKRDQLPQSLQEFLEEYDAPI, from the coding sequence ATGGTAACGCACAGCAGGCTCAACGGCGCCATGAGCAGCAACCCCTTCCAAGGCGGAGTACGCCTGCCTGCCCACCGCTACAAGACCTTCAGCTCCAGGGCGCAGTATCAGATGGTTCTGGCGGCTGTGCGCAAACTGCAGGAGAGCGGCTTCTACTGGGACGCTGTGAGTGGGAAGGAGGCCAGCGCTCTGCTGAGCACTGAGCCACCCGGCACTTTCCTGGTGCGTGACAGCTCTGACAACCACCACTTTTTCACCTTAAGCGTGAAAACGGCCACGGGCACCAAGAACCTGCGTATCCAATGTGACGCCTGCTCCTTCTTTTTGCAAACAGACCCACGCAGCTTGCAAACTGTGCCACGTTTTGATTGTGTGCTGAAACTCATACATCATTATATGCCTTCTGCCAGAGAAGCAGGGGCCATGTCTGTAGTCCCATCTGGAGTGGACAGTGAAGGTGGCAGCAGTGGGGCAGATGGGAGTACATACTTCATTTACTCTGGAGGAGAGAAAATCCCACTGGAGCTGCTGCGCCCTCTGGCCTCCAGCATGTCCACACTGCAGCACCTCTGCCGCAAGACACTTAACGGTCATATAGATGTGTCTAGTAAACGGGACCAGCTGCCTCAGTCGCTCCAAGAGTTCCTTGAGGAGTATGATGCACCCATATAA